GGCATGAGCGACGCCGACACGCGCGCCTTTGCGGATGCAGCGGCAGAGCGTGGCGTCAAGGTGCAGGTCTTCGGGCTGAGCCAAGACAACGCACGCGCGTTCTGGAACTGGAACTTCCTGCCGGGCGGCATCCCGGAGCTTCCCAAAACGCGCGCGATGCTGCGCATGGCCTGCGACACCCGCCTGCCCGCGCGCCTCAAGCGCGCTGAGCTGGACGTGATTGCGGGGGCCATTCTGGACGCGATCACCGACGTGACCGGACCCAAGCGCGTTTATGGGACCTGAACTGGCCTGACCTGATCAGAGGACCGTGAGGTCCGCCGCTATGAAGGGATGCCGGTCAATCGCCGGGTCCACGATGGCGCTTTGCAGGATGGGTTTGAGCGTGGCCGCCACCTCGGCGGGCATGTCTTGCAAGATGCCTTTGCGCGCCTTGAGGCTGATCGTGCGGCTGAGCGGCGCGCCGGGCAATGGCAGCACATCAATCTGATCGGCAAAACGGCGCGCCCGGCGCAAAGCCAGCGGCGTAAGAATGCTCCACCCTGTGCCTTGGCCAACCAAGGCAAGGATTGCGTGATAGCTGTCAATCTCGAACCGGAAGGGGATCGAGAGGTTTTGCCGCGCCAGATGTGCCGTGAGCATCCGGCCCATATAATGCCGCTGCGTATATTGGATAAGCGGCAGGGTCTTGAGCTGCGTCAGCAGGTCTGAATTGGGGTCAATCTGCCCTTTGGGAGCGGCCACGACAAAGCCCTCGCGCAAAAGAGGGTGCACTTCGGTCCAATCCGCCTCCCCGCCCAGCTCGGCTGCGACAATGACATCGAGCGCGCGGGCGTCCAGCAAATCATAGAGCGTGTGGCTCGCCCCGGTTTCCAGAAGGAACTGGCAGGTCTTGAGACGCCCAGCCATGTGGGTCAGCAATTGGGGCGTCACGTCAGCCTCAAAATCCTCGATCATGC
The nucleotide sequence above comes from Roseovarius carneus. Encoded proteins:
- a CDS encoding LysR family transcriptional regulator; amino-acid sequence: MVDSPGRITLWGIEVFMAAADERSISAAARRLGASPSTISQQLTNLETAIGATLLERSARPIRLTRAGEIMHRRAQTILNEAAQARAEMAMQDLSVLTRFRLGMIEDFEADVTPQLLTHMAGRLKTCQFLLETGASHTLYDLLDARALDVIVAAELGGEADWTEVHPLLREGFVVAAPKGQIDPNSDLLTQLKTLPLIQYTQRHYMGRMLTAHLARQNLSIPFRFEIDSYHAILALVGQGTGWSILTPLALRRARRFADQIDVLPLPGAPLSRTISLKARKGILQDMPAEVAATLKPILQSAIVDPAIDRHPFIAADLTVL